In Alteromonas mediterranea DE, a single genomic region encodes these proteins:
- a CDS encoding sensor domain-containing diguanylate cyclase — MINVQGLGFRFALFLVIAAMLVVLTTAEFFYRATYKHEISEANQDIKELYRTVGATASIAAFLEDEDLAKEAINGLVKSDKILAASIKSDALYYQFNVTEAINLNSEPRVFLVRHPFIPEETLAEVNIYPNFDHIIRQAETISTDNSYSLYVEALVVGIVALIIAYYIIILPMLRVSRSLHEITPGTTQRIAVPDYHARSEIGVLVDDTNQLLSKVEEQFSQERQLREEIEFLEKRFRMLFENAKTATVLMTENGVIELRNQAFNDLVEKVGLGIKQGYGELLEELFENATLMKASLKEAFARNEFATGEYKLVSAVSDNVTWVQLIASPLLTDEGERYYQLTLNDISSRKQELQKLALQADFDALTGIYNRNGGEKLIAKLMRKEHHFALALIDLNGFKAVNDIYGHDAGDEVLIFVAEQLKENIRKNDVAIRWGGDEFVLLLQAEDETSVQKVIEKVNNGVKQPFYFNNDTKPTVISMSVGVAFYPQTSSNTHALIKLADIAMYKAKQNKIAAPEDYLIFAHSEKPKAE; from the coding sequence GGTGATTGCTGCGATGCTAGTGGTGCTGACCACCGCAGAGTTTTTTTATCGCGCCACCTACAAACATGAAATTAGTGAAGCGAACCAAGATATCAAAGAGCTTTACCGAACTGTTGGTGCAACCGCATCGATAGCGGCTTTCTTAGAAGATGAAGACCTGGCTAAAGAGGCGATTAATGGTTTAGTTAAGAGTGATAAAATTTTAGCGGCCTCTATTAAAAGTGACGCCCTTTATTATCAATTCAACGTAACAGAGGCAATTAACTTAAATTCTGAGCCTCGGGTATTTTTAGTACGGCATCCGTTTATACCTGAAGAAACATTAGCGGAAGTAAACATATACCCAAACTTTGATCATATTATCCGCCAAGCTGAGACAATCAGTACCGACAATAGCTATTCGCTATACGTGGAAGCACTTGTCGTAGGTATTGTTGCGTTAATTATCGCCTACTACATCATAATTTTACCTATGCTCCGCGTTAGCCGCTCCTTGCACGAAATTACCCCCGGCACAACACAGCGCATTGCTGTGCCAGATTATCACGCCCGCAGTGAGATAGGCGTATTAGTCGATGATACCAACCAGCTATTAAGCAAAGTGGAGGAGCAGTTCTCTCAAGAGCGGCAGCTAAGAGAAGAAATCGAATTTTTGGAAAAACGCTTTAGGATGCTGTTCGAAAATGCCAAAACTGCAACCGTTTTAATGACGGAAAACGGGGTTATCGAGCTTAGAAACCAGGCATTCAATGACTTGGTAGAAAAGGTTGGCCTTGGAATTAAGCAAGGCTATGGCGAACTACTCGAAGAGTTATTTGAAAACGCAACGTTGATGAAAGCCTCACTCAAAGAGGCCTTTGCACGAAATGAATTCGCTACCGGCGAGTATAAACTCGTATCTGCGGTTAGCGATAACGTCACGTGGGTGCAATTAATCGCAAGCCCGCTGCTGACCGACGAAGGCGAGCGTTACTACCAGCTTACGTTAAATGACATTTCAAGCCGAAAACAAGAGCTTCAAAAACTAGCGCTGCAAGCGGACTTCGATGCTTTAACTGGCATTTATAACCGAAATGGTGGTGAAAAGCTTATTGCTAAGTTGATGAGAAAAGAGCATCACTTTGCGTTAGCGCTTATAGACTTAAACGGGTTTAAAGCGGTTAATGACATTTACGGCCACGACGCAGGCGATGAAGTACTTATTTTCGTTGCTGAACAGTTGAAAGAAAATATACGCAAAAATGACGTAGCAATACGATGGGGTGGCGATGAGTTTGTTCTGTTACTTCAAGCGGAAGATGAGACGTCAGTGCAAAAAGTCATAGAAAAGGTGAACAACGGGGTAAAGCAGCCCTTCTACTTTAATAATGATACCAAGCCTACCGTAATTTCTATGAGCGTGGGCGTTGCTTTCTACCCGCAAACAAGTAGTAACACCCATGCGCTCATAAAACTGGCGGATATTGCTATGTATAAAGCGAAACAAAATAAGATAGCGGCTCCAGAGGA